In Acidobacteriota bacterium, a genomic segment contains:
- a CDS encoding ribonucleoside-diphosphate reductase subunit alpha, which produces MSATLVAAHDSLTPPSPPPPGTLRVIKRSGAVAEWDPGKIRAAIAKAFLAVEGPGATGSPRLHEILETLTASVCDALTRRAGKSRALHIEDVQDQVELALMRAEHRKVARAYVLYREARAEARRAEQPTPAPAPVLHVRLADGTQAPLDVDAWRTQIARACDGLTGVSVDRLLADARRNIYDGIAEHELQLATIMAARVLIDVDPAYAYVAARLLLDDFTRDAVRFVLGDVPAVMDADAYARYFPAFVERGIALDLLDPALATFDLPRLASALDPSRDRQFQFLGLQTLHDRYVLHSDGVRFELPQAFFMRVAMGLALREDDRDARAIEFYDLLSSFDFMCSTPTLFNAGTRRPQLSSCFLTTVPDDLDGIFSALRDNALLSKYAGGLGNDWTRVRGLGARIKGTNGDSQGIVPFLKVANDTAIAVNQGGKRAGAVCAYLEPWHIDVEEFLELRKNTGDERRRTHDMHTALWIPDLFMQRVEADAHWTLLSPDEWPSLHDAWGQAFADAYAQAEAAVDRGEVRVCRRVRAVDLWRRMLTMLFETGHPWITFKDACNARSPQQHDGVVHSSNLCTEITLNTTDDEVAVCNLGSINLAAHVTSGGLDTARLRRTVHTAVRMLDNVIDINYYTIPQARRSNRRHRPVGLGVMGFQDALHRMRVPYASDDAITFADASMEHVAYHAIEASTHLAAERGRYETFEGSLWSRGVLPCDSIAILGEARGEDIAVDTTSRLDWAPLRARVMDVGMRNSNVMAIAPTATIANICGVSQSIEPTFQNLYVKANMSGNFTVVNPYLVEDLKAAGLWDEVMVNDLKYYDGSLEAIDRIPADLRALYATAFEIDPAWLIAAAARRQKWIDQAQSLNLYVDRPDGPKLDAMYRLAWRSGLKTTYYLRSRAATHVERSTLKGPDARLNAVAAPSAGVVSACAIDNPDCEACQ; this is translated from the coding sequence ATGTCCGCTACGCTCGTCGCTGCACACGATTCCCTCACACCCCCATCGCCGCCGCCTCCGGGCACGCTGCGCGTCATCAAGCGGTCCGGCGCCGTCGCCGAGTGGGATCCCGGCAAGATCCGGGCGGCCATCGCCAAAGCCTTTCTCGCTGTCGAAGGTCCAGGCGCTACGGGATCGCCGCGCCTGCACGAAATCCTCGAGACGCTGACGGCCTCCGTTTGTGACGCGCTCACCCGCCGCGCCGGCAAGTCGCGTGCGCTGCACATCGAGGACGTCCAGGACCAGGTCGAGCTCGCGTTGATGCGTGCCGAGCACCGCAAGGTCGCGCGTGCATACGTGCTCTATCGCGAGGCGCGCGCGGAGGCGCGTCGCGCGGAACAGCCGACGCCGGCGCCGGCGCCCGTCCTGCACGTGCGTCTCGCCGATGGCACGCAGGCGCCGCTCGACGTCGACGCGTGGCGCACGCAGATCGCCCGTGCGTGCGACGGCCTGACGGGCGTCTCGGTGGATCGCCTCTTGGCCGACGCCCGGCGGAACATCTACGACGGCATCGCGGAACACGAGTTGCAACTCGCGACGATCATGGCGGCGCGCGTCCTCATCGACGTCGATCCGGCATATGCGTACGTGGCGGCGCGACTGCTGCTCGACGACTTCACCCGCGACGCGGTCCGCTTCGTGCTCGGCGACGTTCCCGCCGTGATGGACGCCGACGCGTACGCGCGCTATTTCCCGGCGTTCGTCGAACGGGGCATCGCACTGGACCTGCTCGATCCCGCGCTCGCGACCTTCGATCTGCCGCGGCTCGCGTCGGCGCTCGATCCGTCACGCGACAGGCAGTTCCAGTTCCTCGGCCTCCAGACGCTGCACGACCGCTACGTGCTGCACAGCGACGGCGTGCGCTTCGAGCTGCCGCAGGCGTTCTTCATGCGCGTGGCGATGGGGCTTGCGCTGCGAGAAGACGACAGGGACGCGCGCGCGATCGAGTTCTACGACCTGCTCTCGTCGTTCGACTTCATGTGCTCGACGCCCACGCTCTTCAACGCGGGCACGCGCCGGCCGCAGCTCTCGTCGTGCTTCCTCACGACGGTGCCCGACGATCTCGATGGCATCTTCAGCGCGCTGCGCGACAACGCGCTGCTCTCCAAGTACGCGGGCGGGCTCGGCAACGACTGGACGCGCGTACGCGGCCTCGGCGCCCGCATCAAGGGCACCAACGGCGACTCGCAGGGCATCGTGCCCTTCCTGAAGGTGGCCAACGATACGGCGATTGCCGTGAACCAGGGCGGCAAGCGCGCCGGTGCGGTATGCGCGTATCTCGAGCCGTGGCACATCGACGTCGAGGAATTCCTCGAACTGCGCAAGAACACTGGCGACGAGCGCCGCCGCACGCATGACATGCACACGGCGCTGTGGATTCCCGATCTCTTCATGCAGCGCGTGGAGGCCGACGCCCACTGGACGCTGCTGTCGCCCGACGAGTGGCCGTCGCTGCACGACGCGTGGGGCCAGGCGTTCGCCGATGCGTACGCACAGGCGGAAGCCGCCGTCGACCGCGGCGAGGTGCGCGTGTGCAGGCGCGTGCGCGCCGTCGATCTCTGGCGCCGGATGCTGACGATGCTGTTCGAGACGGGACATCCGTGGATCACGTTCAAGGACGCGTGCAACGCGCGCTCTCCGCAGCAGCACGACGGCGTCGTGCACTCCTCGAACCTGTGTACCGAAATCACGCTCAACACGACCGACGATGAGGTCGCCGTGTGCAACCTCGGGTCGATCAATCTCGCCGCGCACGTGACGTCAGGCGGGCTGGACACCGCCAGACTGCGCCGCACCGTGCACACGGCCGTCCGCATGCTCGACAACGTGATCGACATCAACTACTACACGATTCCTCAGGCGCGCCGCTCGAACCGGCGGCATCGTCCGGTGGGCCTCGGCGTGATGGGATTCCAGGACGCGCTGCACCGCATGCGCGTGCCGTATGCGTCAGACGATGCCATCACGTTCGCCGACGCGAGCATGGAACACGTGGCGTACCACGCGATCGAGGCGTCGACGCATCTCGCGGCCGAACGCGGCCGGTACGAAACGTTCGAGGGCTCGCTCTGGAGTCGCGGCGTCCTGCCGTGCGATTCGATCGCGATCCTGGGTGAGGCGCGGGGCGAGGACATCGCCGTCGACACGACGAGCCGTCTCGACTGGGCGCCGCTGCGCGCGCGCGTCATGGACGTCGGCATGCGCAACTCCAACGTGATGGCGATCGCGCCGACGGCAACCATTGCCAACATCTGCGGCGTGAGCCAGTCGATCGAGCCGACGTTCCAGAACCTCTACGTGAAGGCCAACATGTCCGGCAACTTCACCGTCGTCAATCCGTACCTGGTGGAAGACCTGAAGGCCGCCGGGTTGTGGGACGAGGTGATGGTGAACGACCTGAAGTACTACGACGGCAGCCTCGAAGCCATCGACCGGATTCCGGCCGACCTGCGAGCGCTCTACGCCACGGCGTTCGAGATCGATCCCGCGTGGCTCATCGCCGCCGCGGCGCGTCGGCAGAAGTGGATCGACCAGGCGCAGTCGCTGAACCTCTACGTCGATCGCCCCGATGGTCCGAAGCTCGACGCGATGTACCGCCTCGCGTGGCGCAGCGGCCTCAAGACCACCTACTACCTGCGATCGCGTGCGGCGACGCACGTCGAGCGGAGCACGCTGAAGGGGCCAGACGCGCGTCTGAACGCCGTAGCCGCACCATCTGCGGGCGTCGTGAGCGCCTGCGCGATCGACAACCCCGATTGCGAGGCCTGCCAGTGA